A window of uncultured Methanoregula sp. genomic DNA:
TCCCATCGCCATTCCCTTTGCCGTGAGCACCTGCATGATCGGGATCATGCCCGCCGCGTTCGAGTAGAGCGGGATACCGACAAGCACTGCGATCGGAACGGCGAGCGGGTTGCCCGGCCCTGCTATATTGACAAGGAAATCTGCCGGGGCGTACCCGTGGATCACTGCCCCGATAGCTATGCCAAGCAGGATATAGGGGAACACTTTCAGGGTAATGCTCTTCGATTCGCTTATGCCGAAATCCACCCGGTCCTTCCAGGTCATGGGTTTGTCCTCCTTTTCATGCATCCTGCACTTCCAGACAAACTCCTCGACCTGGCTCTCCATGTGGAGGCGGCCGATGATGATGCCTGCAAGGATCGCGATGATGAGCCCGGAGACGATGTAGATGAGCGCGATCTGCCAGCCGAACATGGCAAAGAGCATCGCTGCCGCAACCTCGTTGATGAGGGGCGATGCGATGAGAAACGAGAACGTGATCCCGAGCGGGACGCCGCTCTCAACGAATCCGATGAAGAGCGGGACTGCCGAGCAGGAGCAGAACGGTGTGGGGATCCCCAGCAGTGCTGCAATCACATTTCCCACGCCCTCCGTCCTTCCTGCAACCCATTTCTTCACTTTCTGCGGGGTGATGAAACTCCTCACTATCGCAACTGCAAAGACGATGACCGCCAGCAGCAGCGTGACCTTGATCGAATCGTAGATGAAGAAGTCAACGGAGGACCCGAGCGGGCTTCCCTGTGCAATGCCAAGGACGGAATAGGTCAGCCAGTCGGTGAAGATCTGCAGATAGTCCTGCATGGCGTTATCCCCTCCCAGGCCGGATCACCGCAGCGATGACGGTCTCGATCTCGTGGAACTGTACTTCGGCCATCCCGTTCTTCGCAATCCCGAGCCCGGTTGCAATGATGCTGTTCTCCGGAATTATTCCGGCAGCAGCGAGTTTCTTTGTGGCGCAGCAATCTGTACACCCGTCGAGGACGATCACGCTGTCCGCATCCCCGACTTCAGATTCCAGTGTTGCTGCGGACTGCTTTGCGTGCAGCCAGACATACTGTCCCGGTCTTCGCTGGAGCAGGACCTGCGCTGCCTGCGTGGTGAGTTTCCCGGTATTCGAGATGCCGGAGCAGGTGACAAGTGCAATGGTCATGGTATCCTACCCTGCCTTCTCGTTATGTTTTTTCATAACCCTGGTATACTCTTCCAGGAGTGCGCTGGCATAGGCGTCCCCGGTAGCCGGCGGGATGTAATTGCAGGCCTGGATCCTCTTCAGGAGCGCAGCACGGATCGCGGCGTCATCCGGAATGTTCTCACCGGCAACTGCTGCAATACTCTCGTCCAGCCCGGTGATTCCGGTCATCACCCCGTTCACGTTCAGCTTCCGGATTCTGAAGAGTGCATCGGCCGCACAGCAGGGAATTTTATCATTGGGCATTCTCTTCACTTCCTTTTTTAATAATGAAAGATCCTGGCGGGATCCAGCAGCCCCGGTCACCGGTTCCTGACCGCATCGACGACAACCTGCACATCGCTCTCCCGGAATGCAGGGCCGGGCGTCTTCTCTATGCCGAGATCTGTTATCAGGACATACCGGTCAACAGAAAGTCCTTTGTCGTTCAGGATCTTCTTTGCGCAGGCGACCGGGCAGCCGTCGATGACAACCCGTTCATCTGCACCCTTCCCCATGCCAACGAGTTTCTCAATCCCTCCGCCGACCCCGGCAAGGCAGGAGCCTCCCCCGTAGCCTTCGCGGGCAAGCTGGCAGGCTGCCGCATTGGCAAGCTGGCCGACGTTCGATCCGATACCGGAGCAGGAGTAGATGATCCGGGTCTTCCCCGCTGCCCCGCAACCGCAGGATGATTTTTGTGCTTCCATGATGAACACCAATTCAAATTTTGTTGAATTAGAATAAACAGGGCAAGGTTATATATCTTTTCATTTCAGATTAATTTGAAGTGAAACGTGTTACCCTGTCCTGCTGCGGGACAAAAACCAGGAAAGATTCTCCGGAAACCGAGATGGAGCTCCCCGAGCAGATCCAGCGGGAGCTCGAAGCGATCGGGGGATTCGAAGCCCTTGCCGGATGCATACCGTCAAAAGAAGAACTCCTGGAGCAGAGCCGGATCCATCACGCCCTCTCCGACCCGCTCCGGCTCACGATCCTGCAC
This region includes:
- a CDS encoding permease translates to MQDYLQIFTDWLTYSVLGIAQGSPLGSSVDFFIYDSIKVTLLLAVIVFAVAIVRSFITPQKVKKWVAGRTEGVGNVIAALLGIPTPFCSCSAVPLFIGFVESGVPLGITFSFLIASPLINEVAAAMLFAMFGWQIALIYIVSGLIIAILAGIIIGRLHMESQVEEFVWKCRMHEKEDKPMTWKDRVDFGISESKSITLKVFPYILLGIAIGAVIHGYAPADFLVNIAGPGNPLAVPIAVLVGIPLYSNAAGMIPIMQVLTAKGMAMGTALAFMMAVIGLSLPEMIILRKVIKLRLLLVFAGILFLSFTMTGYLFNAILG
- a CDS encoding putative zinc-binding protein; the encoded protein is MTIALVTCSGISNTGKLTTQAAQVLLQRRPGQYVWLHAKQSAATLESEVGDADSVIVLDGCTDCCATKKLAAAGIIPENSIIATGLGIAKNGMAEVQFHEIETVIAAVIRPGRG
- a CDS encoding putative zinc-binding protein, which gives rise to MEAQKSSCGCGAAGKTRIIYSCSGIGSNVGQLANAAACQLAREGYGGGSCLAGVGGGIEKLVGMGKGADERVVIDGCPVACAKKILNDKGLSVDRYVLITDLGIEKTPGPAFRESDVQVVVDAVRNR
- a CDS encoding metalloregulator ArsR/SmtB family transcription factor, which translates into the protein MKRVTLSCCGTKTRKDSPETEMELPEQIQRELEAIGGFEALAGCIPSKEELLEQSRIHHALSDPLRLTILHLIRKQPLCVCVINRFMRLAGSKLSYHLNILKESGLIEGEYHGNWIIYSLTETGRKYLR